The genomic interval TGTACCCGTGGGGCGACGCGCTGCCAGCCCCTGGCCTCCTCAACGCCTGTGGCGCCGAGTGCGTGGCGTGGGGAAAGAAGAACCCCGACCCCGACGGGTACTTCGTCGCCATGTACAAGTCGGACGACGGCTTCGTGCACACGTCCCCGGTGGGGAGCTTTCCTCGCGGCCAGACGAGCCACGGCATGAAAGACATGGTCGGCAACGTGTGGGAGTGGGTTTCGGACTACTACGGCCCGTACGCGAGCGGTCCGAAGGTCGTCGACCCGAAGGGCCCCGACAAGGGTGAGGAGCGTGTCATTCGCGGTGGCGCGTGGAACGGCGGTGATCCCGCGTGGCTCCGCCCGTCGTTCCGGTACCAAGCGCCCGCCACCATGCGGAGCCACGGCATCGGGTTCCGCTGCGCGAAATCGGGCTGACGTTCGATTCTCAGGTCGGCTCGCTCGGCTCTTCGAGGGGCAAGAACCGTAGAGGATCCTTCACGTTTTTGACCTGCATGCTCCCCACGGGGCCGAAGGTGTATCGGCCCGGAGCGAGGCGCTTGGCGGCGTCTTCCATGACCAGGATCTGGCCGCGGGTGGCGCACCCTTGCAGCCTGGCCGTGTTGTTCATTCCGCTCGAGAAGCCCGTGAAGTTCGCGTTCGGGCCGAACTGGCCGACGAAGAGGGGAGCGAGGTTCACGCCGGTGGCGACGCCGACGCCCGAGCCGCGCAGGAGGGCGAACTCGTCTTCTTCGGGGATGCGGTCGGTCATCGCGCGGATGTCCTTCGCGCAGCGGATCGCAGCCGAGAGGCGCTCTTCGGGGGACGTGTCGTAGAAGGGCGGGCCGAAGAGCGCGATGATGCAGTCGCCGACCATCTTGTCGAAGACGCCTCCGTGCTTCCAAACGAGATCGACCGCGCGCTCGCTCCACTTCTCGACGAAGGCCGCGACGTGCGCGGGGGTGCGGAGAATCTGCTCGGAAATGCGAGTAAATCCGGAGATATCCATGTACACGATCGCCACCTCGGCTTCGCGCGGCGAGAGGTAGGCGTGGGTGTAGTCGTCCGATTGGAGGAGCCGCGCGACGTCGTCCGGGCGGAACGAGCTCGCGAGGGCGCGCCACTCCTTGTTGAAGTCGACGACACGCTGGCGGATGAACCCGGCGAAGCTCGCGATGAGATCGCGGTCGAAGGTGTTGAAGGCCCCGCCTTTCGCCGTGGCGACGACCTTTCCGACCAGCACGCTGTTGGTGATGCCGTTGATGAGCACCTCTTCGTGGGCCGCGTGGATGCCGAAGCGCTCGAGGAGGCCGTTCGACTCGCCGGCGAGGAACGCCCGGCCGAGGGACCGGAGCTCCTCGGGGCTCACGCCGCCCGTCGGGTCTTTTGCGGGCTCGCGGCCCTCGAAGACGCGCACCTGAAGGCGTGCTCGATCTCCTCCCTCCTCGGTCGTGTAGACGAGCACCATGCGATCGAGGGGAACGACGCTGCCGAGGATGTCGACGGCGCCGGCGAGCCCCTCCCCGAGCACCCTGTGCCGGAGGGCGTCGCCCACGCGCATCATCACGAGCTGTTTTTCGCGCGCCGCGCGGATCGAGAAGAGGTGGTTGTCGAGCACCTCGGCCACGAGCGAGAGGCTCGCCCTGGCCTGTTCGATCGAAGCTCCTTCGGGGACGACGAGCGCCATGCGGCCGAACCACGCTCCGGCGACGTCGAGCGGCTGCGCGACGAGATGCCCTCCGTGGACGGGCATCGACACGAGCTCGCGCCGCGCCTCGGACGTGGCCGCGATCACCTCGTCGCGCTCGGGGAGCCAGGCCTCCGCGGGGTGGATGCGCTCGGTGAGGGCGAGGTCGTCGCCGTAGGTCTCGATGAAGAGCACCTCGCCGCCGACGTGAGCGCACACCTTGGGGAGGAGCGTGGACAAGAGCTCGGCGAGGCTCTCGTGCCTCACCAGGGCGACCTCGATCGCCTCGTCGACGAGGGTGCGGAGTGCGAAGAGGGCGTTCATGTCGGTCATGGGTTGCCGATGATGCACGAACTCTTGCCCGCTGGAAAAGGCTCAGGTGGGAGAAGGTGTCTGCCGGCCCGCCCGAGACGCGAGGAGCACGCCGAAGCCGACGAGGGCCACGACGAGCTGGACCCCATGGGTGAACGTCGAAATGCCGGCGGCGAGCACCTTGGTGGTGCCCAAAGCACCCGCGGCCATGGAAAACGAGGCCTCGCGTGCGCCGAGCTGGCCCGGGACCGCGACGGCTACCGTGGCCGCGACGAGCTGAGCTCCGAACGCCGCGAACGCCGAGCTCGCTCCACCGCGGACGCCCATCGCTCGGCCGACGATGGCGATCTCGACCACCGCCAGGCTCATGCTGACGAACAGCAGGAGGGACGGCCACACCGGCACGAGGGCGCCGCGCAGGCTCTCCTCGCGCATCTCGGCGATACCTCCCGCGAGGCGAGGGAACCTCTCGGCCGTGGCCCGAGCGACGCCCTCGGACCGGACGAGCGCGCGGATTCCCACCCCGAGGACCCCGAGCAGCGCGGCGTTCGCGAAGAGCACCGCCCGCAGCGGGACACCGGCGCCGTCCCGAACGAAGGCAGCGCAGACGAGGCTCATCGTCGCGACCGAGAGGAACGTGGCGGCCTGGAGCGTCGCGCCGGAAGATGCGGCTGCCGTCACGGGGACGCCGTACGGGGCGAGGAGCGAGGCCTTCGTGGCCTCCGCGGCGGGGCGTGGCATGGGCACGATCTGCGCGACGGCGGTGGTCGCCACGTGGATCGCGTAGAGGCGGAGCGGAGGGACCCGCTTCGCCCACGGCCCGAGCGCGTGAGCCGTAGCGGCCGTCTCGAGGCCGATGCGCGCCGCCTCGATGGCGAAGCAGAACGGCAGCGTCGACAGGGCAGGGGCCATGGCGTCGGCGAGCGCGCGTGGCCCGAGCTCGTACAAGAGGAGCGCGGTGACCAGGACACCCGCGACCGAGCCCAAGACCTTGACGAGCGTGGCGACCGGGGCGGTCCGGCGCTGCGGGCGGTCAGGCGCCGCGAGCGACACGTTTCTCGAGCTCGGTCAGATCGTCCTCGTGGATCGAGAAGTCCCACGGGTCTTCGTGCTCGACCCGGTCTCCCCCGGTCGCGATCACCCGAACCCGTTTTCCCGATGGAAAATCGATGGTTACGCCCCTTCTTACCTGGCCGTCGGCCTCGTGCTCGAAGGGGGAGGCTTTGACCGCGCCGAGGGGCGCGGAGAGGTCGCCCTCGGGGTGCGCGAGGCAGAGCGTGCTCGTCGTGACGTGGAGCCGTGAGGCAGGTCGACGAAGGAGCGTCAGCCCGACGAAGCCGAGGGTGACGAGGCCCACGAGGCCCAGGATCGAGAGCGTGTAGACTGCAGTGAAGAGCGGGGAGCTCGCGACGAGCTCGGCCGTCGAGTCGGGCGTCTTTTCGGCGAGGGCGACGAGCACCGCGCCGATGAGACCGAGGCCGACGAGGTACCCTGGCACGACGCGGCCCGAAGCGACGGCCGGGCCTGGCTTTCGGCCGAGCAGGACGGACAGGTCGGGCCTCGCGCTCGTGCGGTAGTCGACGCTGCGAGGCGCTTCGTCCATGCCCCCCAGCATACGCCTCGGCACGGGCTCGGGCGAGGACGGAAGATCCCCGAAGCGCCTTGCCCGGACGGGCGCTCCGGCCTAAGACCTCGGCCCCATGAGAGCCAACTGGACCGCCCCCCGCAAAGGTCAGCCGAACGTCACCCAAATGCACTTCGCCCGGAAAGGCATCGTGACGGAGGAAATGCGGTTCGTCGCGGAGCGCGAGAAGGTCGAAGCCGAGCTCGTCCGTTCGGAGGTGGCGCGAGGCCGGCTCGTGATCCCGGCCAACATCGAGCACGAGAACCTCGAGCCGATGGGTATCGGCATCGCCCTCTCGTGCAAGGTCAACGCGAACATCGGGAACAGCGCGGTCACCGGAAACGCCGAAGGGGAGCTCCGCAAGCTCGCCGTCTGCATGAAATACGGCGCCGACACGGTCATGGACCTGTCGACGGGTGGCGACATCGACGGAATCCGCAAGACGCTCGTGCAGGCGTCCAAGGTGCCGCTCGGCACGGTGCCCATCTACCAGGCGCTCCAGGCGCGCAAGAACGTCAAGTCGCTCACGGCCGACGACCTCATCGACATGCTCGAGCACCAGGCGAAGCAGGGCGTCGACTACTTCACCATCCACGCGGGTGTGCTCGTCGAGTACCTCCCGCTCGTGAAAAACCGCATCACGGGCATCGTGTCGCGCGGTGGCTCGATCATGGCGCAGTGGATGCTCGAGCACCACAAGCAGAACCCGTTCTACACCCACTGGGACAAGGTCCTCGAGATCTGCGCCAAGTACGACGTGACCATCTCGGCGGGCGACGGTCTCCGCCCCGGGTGCCTCGCGGACGCGAGCGACGCCGCCCAGTTCGCGGAGCTCAAGACGCTCGGCGAGCTGACGAGGCGCGCCTGGGAGAAGGACGTGCAGGTCATGATCGAAGGCCCCGGCCACGTGCCGTTCGACCAGATCGAGATGAACGTGAAGAAGCAGATGGAGCTCTGCCACGAGGCGCCGTTCTACGTGCTCGGTCCGCTCGTGACCGACATCGCCCCCGGCTACGACCACATCACGAGCGCGATCGGCGCGACCATGGCCGGCACCGCGGGCGCCGCCATGCTCTGCTACGTGACGCCGAAGGAGCACCTCGGCCTGCCCGACGAGGACGACGTGCGCCAGGGGCTCATCGCCTACAAAATTGCCGCTCACGCGGCCGACATCGCGCGCAAGCGTCCCGGCGCCCGCGACCGCGACGACGCCCTCTCGCGTGCGCGTTACGCCTTCGATTGGAAGGAGCAATTCCGCCTCTCCCTCGACCCCGACACGGCTCAGTCGATGCACGACGCCACGCTCCCGGACGAGTACTTCAAGACCGCCGAGTTCTGCTCGATGTGCGGCCCGAAGTTCTGCTCGATGCACATCAACCGCGAGGTCGAGGCCTACAACCAGAAGCTCGACGAGGCGCAGAAGTCCGGCAAGCGGACGCTCGACATCTTTCAGGCGCGGTGAAGCTCGACGCGGTCCTCGACGGCGCCCGGAGCGGGGCCGCGTGGGTGTGGGAGCAGCTCGGGGAGTTCGTCCAGCTGCTCCGCCACTCCCCGGTCGCGCGCGCCCGCGCTCAGGCTGCGGTGGCCCTCTGCATCGTCGCCTGCGGGCGTACTTCGCCGTCGGCGAGCGCCCCCGACTCGTCGCACCCCCAGACGACGAAGCCCGCGGCTCCGCTCCTCGTGGCGTCGGATGGCGGGGCCCCGGACGTCCGTGATGCTTACGTCGACGAGCTCTACAAGCGCGCGGCCGAGGGCACCGAGGAAGATCTGATGCGCCTCGCCCGGAGGCTCGGGCCGCTCGACCTCATGGAGACGGCCCGTACGAAGGACGAGCGCCGCCTCGCCGTTCGCGCGATGGCCTTCACCGAGGGGCTCGCCGGTCTCCCGATCTTGGCCGAGCTCGCGGCAGGGGAGGACGAGGCGCTCGCCCTCGACGCGTCCGAGTCGGCGACGAGCCTCGCCGGGCGAGGGCGCGATCAGAACGACCCCGAGGACGCCGAGGAAATGCGTGCAGGGTGCACAAAACTCCTCGCCGTCGCCAAGGGGACCGGTCCGAAGGCGGTGCGCATCCAGGCGGTGCGTACGCTCCGATTGCTCGCCGACCGTGGGTGCGCAAAAGTAGACGATATCCCTAAGGATTTTGACTGACGTTCGGCTGCGCGAGGTGCTCGGCGACCACGTCGACGTCGGCCGGGAGCTCGGTCGGGCGGTTCGGCGCGCGCACGTTGACCCCCTCGGGCAGCGTGCCCTCGTGGGTACCGACCTTGAGCTCGGTGAACTTGAGGCCGCTGGCGGTCGAGACGACGACGACGCGGTCGTGCTCGCGGATGACGCCGCGCTCGCGTAGCTTTCGCGTCGCGACCAGCGCGACGGCGGTGTGAGGGCAGACGTAGAGCCCGGTCGTGTCGGCGTCGAACGCGGCGTGGGCGATCTCGGCCTCGGTCGCGTCCTCGGCGATGCCGTTCATCGCCTCCATGGCGCGCATCGCCCGAGGCGCGCTCACCGGAGCCCCGATGCGAATCGCGGTCGCGAGCGTGTCGCCTGCGCGGAGATTCTCGACGACGCCCTTGCCCTCGCGGTACGCACGGACGAGCGGGTTCGCGGCGGCGGCCTGGGCGACGACGAGCCGGGGCATGCGCGCGACGAGCCCTAGCCGAACGAGCATGCCGAAGCCGGCGTGGAGGGCCGAGGCGTTCCCGAGGTTCCCGCTCGGGAGCACCACGAAGTCGGGCACGTCCCAGCCGAGCTGGCGCGCGATCTCGAGGGCGACCGTCTTTTGGCCCTCGATGCGCAAGGGGTTCATGCTGTTCGCGAGGTAGACGAGGCGCCGCCGCGAGAGCTCCTTGACGATGGTCATGCAGCCGTCGAAGTCGGTGGCGAGGGCGAGCACCCTCGCGCCGTGCGCGAGGGGTTGGACGAGCTGCGCGGTCGAGATTTTCCCTCTCGGCAGCAGCACGACGACCGGGATGCCGGCGGCCGCCCCGTAGGCCGCGAGGGCCGCCGACGTGTCGCCGGTGCTCGCGCAGGCGAGGGCCGTCACGGACAGCTCGCCCTTCGCCCGGGCGTCCGCGACGGCGCTCACGAGGGCGGTCATGCCGAGGTCCTTGAACGAGCCCGTGTGCGAGGTGCCGCACTGCTTCACGTAGAGCTCGGGCACCCCGATGCGCTTGCCGTAGCGCGCGGCGTGCGTGAGGGGCGACTTGCCCTCTCCGAGCGTCACGACGTTCTCGGTGGCGACGCCGGGCAAGACCCACTCGCGGAAGCCCCAGACCCCGGACCCATCGAGCCCGAGCCCTCGGCCCGCGCGGGCGTCGAACGTGGCCTTCCAGTCCTCGTGTGCGGCGAGCGCGCCCTCGTCGTGCACGACCTCGAGCAGCCCCCCGCACGTGGGGCACACGGGCTCCGCGAGCGAGAGCGGGTGGACGCCGGCGCAACCGGAGAAGCAGCGAAACGATGCGGAGTACACCTGACTACCTCGCGTGGATCAGCCCGGGACGCAGCGGAGCACTCGAGGCCCCGGCGAGGGCGCGGCGGGCAAACAGCGGAGCGGGGCGGGGCAGTCGGAGTCGCGGTTGCAGAGGTCGCGGCACACGTTCCCGGGGCCGGCATCGGGCTGGCCGTCGACGCGAGGCTCGCACTGGGTGCTCTTGCAGTCTTGGTAGGTCGTGCAGGTCGTTCCTGCGTCGGCGCGAGTGCCCTCACCGTCGCAAACGTGGATCGGCCGCGTGTCCGTAGAGCTACGCGGGAGCCACACACACGCCTGCGTCGCGGGGCAGTCTTTCGTGGCGGCGCAGTGCTGGACGCACTGGGTGCTGTCGTAGCAGAGGTTCGACTTGCACTGGCTGTCGGTGGTGCAGGCCGTGCCGGGGTTACGGAGCGTGCCTCGCTCGTCCGTGCAGACGAAGCCGAGGTACTTACCGGAGACGCTCGTGAGCGCGCAGACGCTGTCGGTGGCGCAGTCGTTCTGGCTGCAGCAGTTGTCGACGCAGCGCTTGACCCCGCCGTCGGTGACGTCGCCGCAGAGGCCGCTGCGGCACTCGGCGTTGGTCGCGCACGTGACGCCGCCGGCCTTGCCTCCGGCCGCCGGGACCTCGCGTTCGGGGAGCACCTTGGAGGCCGACACGCAGTAGCTCCCTCCGGTGCCCGTGTTGAGGCACACGAAGCCGCGGTCGCAGTCGTTCGAGGTGCAACAGATCTTGGTGCACACGCTGCCGCCGTTCGCCTCGAACGCGGGCAGGCTCATGATGCTATCGGTGCCGCAGAGGCCGCTCACGCAGTCCTTGTTGACGCTGCATCGGCTCCCGAGCTGCCCGGACGTGTTGCCGTCGGACGCGTCACGGACGTCGACTCCGCCGTCGAGGTCGGTCGGCGCGTCGGGGGGGAAGGCGACATCGGGATCGGCCGCCGTGTCGACCGAGCTGCCCGAGACGCAGACGCCGCCGGAACAGAACTGGCCGGACGGGCAGGCGCCCGCTTTGCCCTCTTCGCACGAGAACGGCGGAGGGTCGCTCCCGACGATGAGCTGGCAACCGAAGGCGGTCACGAGGAGACCCGCCATGGCGCCGACGGTCAGGAATCGCGCGTTCATTGGAACCCTCCGACCAGCACGAGCCCACCCTGGCCGGTGCCAAATGTGGGTGCAAGTGCGACCTTCTGGGGCAGGATCTTCGGGCGCGCGAAGTAGAGCACGGCGGCCGCGGCCACCCCGACGACGCCCACGGCGAAGCCGATGTCGGACACGATCGCGGAAGTGTGGGCCGAGTCGGTCTTGGCGACCAGGTCGGCGTAGGAGCCGTCGCGACCGGTCACGAATCCCGAGGGGCGCTCGCCCATGGCCTTGAGCCCGAACACCGTGCCGACGCCGAGACCGACCACGCCGATGCCCGCGGCCGCGATCGTCGCGGCGTCGATGCGGCCCTTCGGGGGCGGGCCCTCGGGCTCCTTGGGCTTCTCGGGGACGACGATCACCTTCACCTCGGGCTCGGGCTTCTTTTGCTCGTCGAGCTGCTTCTTCGCCCCTTCGAGGCGCAAGATGATGGCGTCGGCCTTGCTGCGCTCTGCGTCGGTCACGTCGGGCATGGTGCGGTAGGCGCGGAACTGCTCGAGGGCCTCGTCGAGGAGGACGAGCTTCTCGCAGACGACGCCGAGGTTGAACACGAGCTCCTTCGACTGCGGGTCGAGCTTGCGCGCCTCGAGCAGCTCGACGCGGGCGTCCTTGTAGTTGCCCTGGCCGTAGAGCTCACGTGCCTTGCCGAAGTGTTTTTGGGCCTCCGCGTGGGCGGAGGTCTCGGGCTCGTCGGCGCGGGCCGTGCCCACGCGAGACGACGCGATCCCCACTCCGATGAGAAGAATCCACCTCGCGACCGCGTTCCCCGACGTTCTCGCCCGATTCATAAGCCTTCGGGAGTGTACTCGAAACTCGCGGAGAGCGCTCGGAAAGCGCGGGAACGCCCGACCCGGCCCCACGAGGGCGGAAAGGGCCCTTGGCGAGGTCGCCTCGGGGGCCCGAGCCGGCCTCGTGTAAGCTCCGGCGGCCGGAGGCGTTCGGGGGGCATGAAGGCTCTCTCGTTCTTCCGGTCCACCCTCGCGTTCGCCTCGATTTCGGCCCTCTTCGTCTCGTCCACGGCCCTCGCGGACGAGGCCGTCGTGGTCGTGGGAGGGCCGTACGCCGAGCCCCCACCCCGCGCCGTCCAGCCCATCGAGCCGCGCACCTCGTACGAGCCCCGCTACGACCGCGACGACCTCTACGAGCGAAGGCGGTCTCCCGTGCGGGTCGCGCTCGGGCCGTCGTTCCTCACCACTGGGCAAGGGCTCGGGGTCGGGCTCGGCGTCGGCCTCGAGCTCGGCTCGGGCATGGTCGGCGGGCGGCTCGGCGCTGCCTGGCTCCGCGGCGAGGGCACGAAGAACGGCGTCCTCACGCCCACGGGGGACTCGGTCGGTCACTACGTGGGGGAGCTCACGTTCGACGTCGTGAAGCGCGGGCCGTTCCACCCCGTGTTCGGTGTGGGTGCAGGTATCTTGCACGTATCGCGGCCGGACGTGAACGGCGTCGTTGCCGTCGGTACGGCGCGCGCGTCGCTCGAGTATTTCACGCCTATCGAGGAGGCCGACCTCCGCCTCGGCCTCGACGCGACCGTGGGGCTCGCCGGCCCCGGCGCGGAGGCCCTGAAGGACGTGAAGGCCTACGGCCTCTTCGGGCTGCACGCGGCCCTGGGTTTCTGAGGCGGCGCGGGCCGGGCGTGGGTCGCTCGGGCGCGCCGCGTGGTCGGGGGGGAGAGGCTGCGGGGGCGAGGCCCTCGAATCGCGCGCCTCCGCGGCCTCTCTCCCCCGATTGCGCGACGTTCTCGGTTTCGGTAGTGCACCCTTCCATGTCCACGCCCTCCCTCGAGACCGAGATCCGCGACATGTGCCTCCGCGCCCGGAGGGCGGCGCGAAAGCTCGCCCCCCGCGACACGGCCGTGAAGAACGCAGCCCTCTCGCGGATCTCCGCGCGCCTCCGGGAGGGCGCCTCCGCCGTCGTCGACGCGAACGCGCGCGAC from Myxococcales bacterium carries:
- a CDS encoding flippase-like domain-containing protein; the encoded protein is MSLAAPDRPQRRTAPVATLVKVLGSVAGVLVTALLLYELGPRALADAMAPALSTLPFCFAIEAARIGLETAATAHALGPWAKRVPPLRLYAIHVATTAVAQIVPMPRPAAEATKASLLAPYGVPVTAAASSGATLQAATFLSVATMSLVCAAFVRDGAGVPLRAVLFANAALLGVLGVGIRALVRSEGVARATAERFPRLAGGIAEMREESLRGALVPVWPSLLLFVSMSLAVVEIAIVGRAMGVRGGASSAFAAFGAQLVAATVAVAVPGQLGAREASFSMAAGALGTTKVLAAGISTFTHGVQLVVALVGFGVLLASRAGRQTPSPT
- a CDS encoding tetratricopeptide repeat protein; its protein translation is MGTARADEPETSAHAEAQKHFGKARELYGQGNYKDARVELLEARKLDPQSKELVFNLGVVCEKLVLLDEALEQFRAYRTMPDVTDAERSKADAIILRLEGAKKQLDEQKKPEPEVKVIVVPEKPKEPEGPPPKGRIDAATIAAAGIGVVGLGVGTVFGLKAMGERPSGFVTGRDGSYADLVAKTDSAHTSAIVSDIGFAVGVVGVAAAAVLYFARPKILPQKVALAPTFGTGQGGLVLVGGFQ
- a CDS encoding adenylate/guanylate cyclase domain-containing protein — translated: MTDMNALFALRTLVDEAIEVALVRHESLAELLSTLLPKVCAHVGGEVLFIETYGDDLALTERIHPAEAWLPERDEVIAATSEARRELVSMPVHGGHLVAQPLDVAGAWFGRMALVVPEGASIEQARASLSLVAEVLDNHLFSIRAAREKQLVMMRVGDALRHRVLGEGLAGAVDILGSVVPLDRMVLVYTTEEGGDRARLQVRVFEGREPAKDPTGGVSPEELRSLGRAFLAGESNGLLERFGIHAAHEEVLINGITNSVLVGKVVATAKGGAFNTFDRDLIASFAGFIRQRVVDFNKEWRALASSFRPDDVARLLQSDDYTHAYLSPREAEVAIVYMDISGFTRISEQILRTPAHVAAFVEKWSERAVDLVWKHGGVFDKMVGDCIIALFGPPFYDTSPEERLSAAIRCAKDIRAMTDRIPEEDEFALLRGSGVGVATGVNLAPLFVGQFGPNANFTGFSSGMNNTARLQGCATRGQILVMEDAAKRLAPGRYTFGPVGSMQVKNVKDPLRFLPLEEPSEPT
- the thiC gene encoding phosphomethylpyrimidine synthase ThiC, with the protein product MRANWTAPRKGQPNVTQMHFARKGIVTEEMRFVAEREKVEAELVRSEVARGRLVIPANIEHENLEPMGIGIALSCKVNANIGNSAVTGNAEGELRKLAVCMKYGADTVMDLSTGGDIDGIRKTLVQASKVPLGTVPIYQALQARKNVKSLTADDLIDMLEHQAKQGVDYFTIHAGVLVEYLPLVKNRITGIVSRGGSIMAQWMLEHHKQNPFYTHWDKVLEICAKYDVTISAGDGLRPGCLADASDAAQFAELKTLGELTRRAWEKDVQVMIEGPGHVPFDQIEMNVKKQMELCHEAPFYVLGPLVTDIAPGYDHITSAIGATMAGTAGAAMLCYVTPKEHLGLPDEDDVRQGLIAYKIAAHAADIARKRPGARDRDDALSRARYAFDWKEQFRLSLDPDTAQSMHDATLPDEYFKTAEFCSMCGPKFCSMHINREVEAYNQKLDEAQKSGKRTLDIFQAR
- the thrC gene encoding threonine synthase, whose product is MYSASFRCFSGCAGVHPLSLAEPVCPTCGGLLEVVHDEGALAAHEDWKATFDARAGRGLGLDGSGVWGFREWVLPGVATENVVTLGEGKSPLTHAARYGKRIGVPELYVKQCGTSHTGSFKDLGMTALVSAVADARAKGELSVTALACASTGDTSAALAAYGAAAGIPVVVLLPRGKISTAQLVQPLAHGARVLALATDFDGCMTIVKELSRRRLVYLANSMNPLRIEGQKTVALEIARQLGWDVPDFVVLPSGNLGNASALHAGFGMLVRLGLVARMPRLVVAQAAAANPLVRAYREGKGVVENLRAGDTLATAIRIGAPVSAPRAMRAMEAMNGIAEDATEAEIAHAAFDADTTGLYVCPHTAVALVATRKLRERGVIREHDRVVVVSTASGLKFTELKVGTHEGTLPEGVNVRAPNRPTELPADVDVVAEHLAQPNVSQNP